The Thalassotalea nanhaiensis genome has a window encoding:
- the wecB gene encoding non-hydrolyzing UDP-N-acetylglucosamine 2-epimerase, with amino-acid sequence MKIGIVVGTRPEIIKMAPVIRECQKRLLPFFIIHSNQHYSEEMDKIFFEELQLPTQDYNLNVGSGLHSNQTGNILIKMEPILVKEKPDVVLVQGDTNTVLAGALAASKLNIKVGHIEAGLRSYDRMMPEETNRILTDHISDFLFAVGPAQEAILIDEGISNNKIYAVGNTVSDSLFQHLEISQNNSSILESLKLDKGEYFLITAHRASNVDIKSHLEELLVLLTHLHQHFFKPIVWPIHPRTVSKLKEFDLKVPDFLLLTPPIGYFDFIQLQQHAKLILTDSGGIQEEACLLGVPCITLRENTERPESVNVGANVLVGRNKELALNAMKKWMDDENYSWENPFGDGKVAGRIISILEKSLLPQSEDIIPRNEDISVIGLGYMGLPIACLLAEAGYQVKGIDISTDRVDMINSSKCPYKEMGLEKLLQKVISTGFLRATTTLKSSNTYLLAVPTPQLENKCDLSFLNKAIEQLVLVARNGQTLIIESTISPGTSKEIQSKLLKHNLELNVVHCPERAIPGNTLFELKNNDRVVGSENSIAANLVKNIYKTFSNGQIFITDTTTAECVKLVENTSRDVNIAFANELAEICHELEVDVQHVINLANKHPRVNVLSPGPGVGGHCIPVDPWFLIENTESGELVRLARHINDHRPVVFADQVKKYLKKINGGKVGILGVAYKADVDDCRESPAYALLQELLNSGIKVKYHDPLVMEWACERLSLAELQVWSDVLLLVTDHSAYQGMKFSKFVINTRN; translated from the coding sequence ATGAAAATAGGGATTGTTGTTGGTACCAGACCCGAAATAATAAAAATGGCTCCGGTGATAAGAGAGTGTCAAAAGCGCCTGCTCCCCTTTTTCATCATCCATTCTAACCAGCATTATTCAGAAGAAATGGATAAAATTTTCTTTGAAGAGTTACAGCTACCTACGCAAGATTATAATTTAAATGTAGGCTCTGGATTACACAGCAATCAAACCGGTAATATTTTAATTAAAATGGAGCCAATTTTAGTAAAAGAAAAACCTGATGTGGTTTTAGTACAAGGAGATACTAATACTGTACTTGCTGGCGCTTTAGCAGCATCAAAGCTGAACATAAAGGTTGGGCATATTGAAGCTGGACTACGTAGTTATGATCGGATGATGCCCGAAGAAACAAATCGAATATTAACCGACCACATCAGTGATTTTTTATTTGCAGTTGGACCAGCGCAAGAAGCGATATTGATTGATGAAGGCATCTCAAATAATAAAATTTATGCGGTTGGCAATACAGTTTCCGATTCATTATTCCAACATTTAGAAATTTCACAGAATAATAGTAGTATTTTAGAGAGCTTGAAGCTGGATAAAGGAGAGTATTTTCTAATTACTGCTCACCGTGCCTCTAACGTTGACATTAAATCCCATCTAGAAGAATTACTTGTTTTACTTACACATTTACACCAGCATTTTTTTAAGCCAATTGTTTGGCCTATACACCCAAGGACAGTTAGTAAGTTAAAAGAGTTTGACCTTAAAGTACCAGATTTTTTATTACTAACCCCACCAATCGGTTATTTTGATTTTATTCAGCTACAACAACACGCTAAATTGATCTTAACTGATTCAGGAGGTATTCAAGAAGAGGCTTGTTTACTTGGAGTTCCTTGTATAACCCTTCGAGAAAATACCGAGAGACCTGAGTCTGTAAATGTTGGCGCGAATGTATTAGTCGGTAGAAACAAAGAGTTGGCTTTAAATGCGATGAAAAAATGGATGGATGATGAAAATTATTCATGGGAAAACCCGTTTGGTGATGGCAAGGTTGCAGGTCGAATAATATCTATCTTGGAAAAGTCATTACTCCCTCAATCAGAAGATATAATACCTAGAAATGAAGATATATCGGTTATTGGCCTTGGTTATATGGGCTTGCCCATAGCTTGTTTGCTTGCAGAGGCAGGTTATCAAGTAAAAGGCATTGATATTAGTACTGATAGAGTTGATATGATCAACAGTTCAAAATGCCCTTATAAAGAAATGGGCTTAGAAAAGCTATTACAAAAGGTAATATCTACCGGATTTCTGCGCGCAACAACAACACTAAAATCCTCTAACACATACCTACTTGCAGTGCCAACGCCACAGCTAGAAAATAAGTGCGACTTGAGTTTTTTAAATAAAGCTATAGAGCAGTTAGTTTTGGTCGCTAGAAATGGACAAACATTAATTATTGAATCGACAATTAGCCCTGGAACTTCAAAAGAAATACAAAGTAAATTACTTAAACATAACCTTGAGTTAAATGTCGTACATTGTCCAGAAAGGGCAATTCCTGGGAATACTCTGTTTGAATTGAAAAATAACGATAGGGTTGTGGGCTCTGAAAACTCAATAGCAGCTAATTTAGTGAAAAATATTTATAAAACATTTTCAAATGGCCAAATATTTATCACTGACACAACAACTGCTGAATGCGTAAAGCTAGTAGAAAATACCTCTAGAGATGTAAATATTGCTTTTGCTAATGAACTTGCTGAAATTTGCCATGAGTTAGAAGTGGATGTTCAGCACGTAATAAACCTTGCTAATAAACATCCACGAGTGAACGTTCTCTCCCCTGGGCCAGGTGTGGGGGGGCATTGCATCCCTGTAGATCCTTGGTTTTTAATTGAAAACACCGAATCAGGAGAGTTGGTTCGCCTTGCAAGACATATCAATGACCATCGTCCTGTTGTTTTCGCTGACCAAGTTAAGAAGTATTTAAAAAAAATAAATGGGGGAAAGGTCGGAATATTAGGTGTTGCATACAAAGCTGATGTTGATGATTGCAGAGAATCCCCAGCATATGCACTTTTACAAGAGCTCTTGAATTCAGGTATCAAGGTAAAATACCATGACCCATTAGTTATGGAGTGGGCATGTGAACGTTTATCATTAGCAGAATTGCAAGTCTGGAGTGATGTTTTGCTTTTAGTCACAGATCATTCAGCATATCAGGGAATGAAATTTAGTAAGTTTGTTATTAATACACGAAATTAA
- a CDS encoding glycosyltransferase, translating into MTTKVVHLVYSFGCGGLEKVIVNLVNYSNEFDVEHIIISLTDDLSMAEQLQEKCAIYQLEKKQGNDFSSHKKLYQLLKNLKPDVFHTYNFGTIEYQLTAKFLGVGLLIHSDHGRGGDDPDGKNIQHNIFRYFVAKLINRYIVVSLDLYQWIKDVIRVKKKNLFLVFNGVKVKPYTFEPSDSVKSFVTVGRLESVKNQKLLIDSYLKAKTIEPRLKLTKLDIIGDGPLFDEMEGYIKEKNAENSISLKGYQEDVDAFLENSDVFLLSSNYEAMPLTILEAMAKRVPVVCTDVGGISTFITPKEAWFVEPNNVAKLADAIISAFQDKQSRLEKASNAYRLVKESYSIESMVNKYMEIYQVSKFKAL; encoded by the coding sequence ATGACCACTAAAGTCGTACATTTAGTATACAGCTTTGGTTGCGGTGGCTTAGAAAAAGTTATAGTTAATCTAGTTAATTACTCAAATGAATTTGATGTTGAGCATATTATTATTTCGTTAACTGATGATTTATCTATGGCTGAACAATTACAAGAAAAGTGCGCCATTTATCAGTTAGAAAAAAAACAGGGAAATGACTTTAGCTCACATAAAAAGCTATACCAATTACTTAAAAATTTAAAACCAGATGTTTTTCATACTTATAATTTTGGCACTATTGAATACCAGCTAACGGCTAAATTTTTAGGTGTTGGGTTATTAATTCATAGTGATCATGGTCGAGGTGGCGATGACCCAGATGGTAAAAATATACAGCATAATATTTTTCGTTACTTTGTCGCTAAATTGATAAATAGGTACATAGTTGTATCTTTAGATCTTTATCAATGGATTAAAGATGTAATAAGGGTAAAGAAAAAGAATCTTTTTTTAGTTTTTAATGGGGTAAAAGTTAAACCTTATACTTTTGAACCAAGTGACTCAGTTAAGTCATTTGTTACAGTTGGCCGATTAGAGTCGGTAAAAAATCAAAAATTATTAATAGACTCCTACTTAAAGGCGAAAACTATTGAGCCAAGGCTTAAATTAACTAAATTAGACATAATTGGGGATGGTCCGTTATTTGATGAAATGGAAGGATATATAAAGGAGAAGAATGCTGAAAATTCAATCAGCCTAAAGGGGTATCAAGAAGATGTAGATGCGTTTTTAGAAAATTCTGACGTTTTTTTACTATCATCAAATTATGAAGCTATGCCACTTACTATTTTAGAAGCTATGGCTAAAAGGGTTCCCGTCGTTTGCACTGACGTTGGTGGTATTTCAACATTCATTACACCTAAAGAAGCATGGTTTGTTGAGCCTAATAATGTGGCGAAGCTGGCAGATGCAATAATTTCTGCTTTTCAAGATAAGCAATCTAGATTAGAAAAAGCGAGCAACGCATATCGTTTAGTGAAAGAAAGTTACTCAATAGAAAGCATGGTTAACAAATACATGGAAATATACCAAGTCAGTAAGTTTAAAGCTTTATGA
- a CDS encoding GNAT family N-acetyltransferase yields the protein MNIHNSIEHQPLQVKCIEISKSEIPSIQQKWLILAEKTETQFFLSWRWIANWLNQVIDDNKIVLVSAHSYTSEIIALGLFVEKKSNKLGLIPCTQWFLHRTGKRNYDQIWIENNNFLIAKGYEESALTNIWRYLSQSQPHVDEFIISVSKGKTTNQKHLPNSYSLYKSDLHSGYKVNLHNYKDLNDYLSQLSKNTRQQVNRSISLLNKSAAIELKIWNTDQFSILNKHKHLHIKKWKNTNTPSGFSNPLFEEFHQQLNSAQDFAYSQNIYTLVAEINSGEAILGCAYYLVDHGHIYFYLACLSKIENNKLKLGLAIHAKVIEWLILNKPEINVYDFLAGDARYKKSLAQTTEAYCNLIIYKKNYKYLLSVTFKSIKDRLWKIFNNYRA from the coding sequence TTGAATATACACAACAGCATAGAACATCAACCTTTACAGGTTAAGTGTATTGAAATTTCAAAATCCGAGATTCCATCTATTCAACAAAAGTGGCTTATACTCGCAGAAAAAACAGAGACTCAGTTTTTTTTATCTTGGCGTTGGATAGCTAATTGGCTAAATCAAGTAATTGATGATAATAAAATAGTGTTAGTAAGCGCCCACAGTTACACATCTGAAATAATTGCGCTCGGGCTATTTGTTGAAAAGAAAAGTAACAAATTGGGTCTTATTCCATGCACGCAGTGGTTTTTGCACCGAACAGGTAAGCGCAATTATGACCAAATTTGGATAGAAAATAACAATTTTTTGATTGCAAAAGGCTATGAAGAAAGCGCATTAACCAATATTTGGAGATATTTATCTCAAAGCCAGCCTCATGTGGATGAGTTTATTATTTCGGTCAGTAAAGGAAAAACTACCAATCAAAAACACCTACCCAATAGTTACTCTCTTTATAAGAGTGATCTTCACAGTGGTTACAAAGTTAACCTGCATAATTATAAAGATTTAAATGATTATTTATCACAGCTATCTAAAAATACTCGCCAACAAGTTAACCGAAGTATAAGTTTATTAAATAAATCTGCAGCAATAGAATTAAAGATATGGAATACAGATCAATTTAGTATTTTAAATAAACACAAACATCTACACATAAAGAAATGGAAGAATACAAACACGCCCAGTGGCTTTAGTAATCCATTGTTTGAAGAGTTTCATCAACAATTAAACTCAGCTCAAGATTTTGCTTATAGTCAAAATATTTATACTCTAGTTGCAGAGATAAATTCAGGTGAAGCCATTCTAGGTTGCGCGTATTATTTGGTTGATCATGGCCATATCTATTTCTATTTAGCCTGCTTATCAAAGATTGAAAACAATAAGCTGAAACTCGGTTTGGCTATTCATGCCAAAGTAATAGAATGGCTAATACTAAATAAGCCAGAGATTAATGTTTATGACTTTTTAGCGGGTGATGCTAGGTACAAAAAATCCTTAGCACAAACAACAGAAGCTTACTGTAATTTAATAATTTATAAAAAAAATTATAAATATTTACTCAGTGTTACTTTCAAAAGCATTAAAGACCGTTTATGGAAGATTTTTAACAATTACAGGGCCTAA
- a CDS encoding FemAB family XrtA/PEP-CTERM system-associated protein: MVSNYRIEQLSPKDFDKWDHYAQQHAQFTIYHLTEWQQIIGETFNHSSCYIIAFNCSGQVKGILPMINLSSTLFGNHMLSLPYFNYGGALSDCEEVRELLIDKAIEWSKTYKVKHLQLRDTLPVSNKLLTLNKHKVNMVLSLPKTNEQLQKIFSSKLKSQIKRATKEEVQVEFGHLDLLDDFYRVFCEKMRDLGTPVYSKLFFENMLNAFPKASLITVIYWQGKPVSAGFVFFYNRKFEVPWAATLSKANHISVNMLLYWKMIERAIDYNCLQFDFGRCTVDSGTFRFKKQWGAIPKQCYWYNWAEGSKGAPDLSPANPRFNLAIKVWKKLPLLITNRLGPVIVKNLP, from the coding sequence ATGGTCTCTAATTATCGTATTGAACAACTTAGTCCAAAAGATTTTGATAAGTGGGATCATTACGCACAACAACATGCCCAATTTACTATTTACCATTTAACTGAGTGGCAGCAAATAATTGGTGAAACATTTAACCATTCAAGCTGTTACATAATTGCCTTTAACTGTTCTGGTCAAGTTAAAGGCATCCTACCAATGATCAATTTATCTAGTACTCTTTTTGGCAACCATATGTTGTCGCTTCCTTATTTCAATTATGGAGGTGCATTAAGTGATTGCGAAGAAGTTCGAGAGCTTTTAATTGATAAAGCAATTGAATGGAGTAAAACATACAAAGTTAAACATTTACAGCTGCGAGATACGCTTCCTGTAAGCAATAAGTTGCTGACTTTAAATAAACATAAAGTAAATATGGTTTTATCTTTACCTAAAACCAATGAGCAACTTCAGAAAATTTTTTCTTCTAAGTTAAAATCTCAAATAAAGAGAGCAACAAAAGAAGAAGTGCAAGTAGAGTTTGGGCATTTAGACTTGTTAGATGACTTTTATCGGGTATTTTGTGAAAAAATGCGCGACCTTGGAACCCCCGTTTATAGTAAATTATTCTTCGAAAACATGTTAAATGCTTTTCCTAAAGCTAGCTTGATTACCGTTATTTATTGGCAAGGTAAACCGGTGTCTGCTGGGTTTGTGTTTTTTTACAATCGAAAGTTTGAGGTACCTTGGGCCGCAACATTAAGCAAAGCTAATCATATTTCAGTTAATATGCTTCTATATTGGAAAATGATAGAGCGTGCAATTGATTATAATTGTTTGCAGTTTGATTTTGGCAGATGTACTGTCGATTCTGGAACCTTTCGTTTTAAAAAACAATGGGGGGCTATTCCTAAGCAATGTTATTGGTACAATTGGGCTGAAGGTTCGAAAGGTGCTCCCGATTTATCTCCGGCAAATCCTAGGTTTAATTTAGCGATTAAAGTTTGGAAAAAATTGCCACTGCTTATCACCAATCGTTTAGGCCCTGTAATTGTTAAAAATCTTCCATAA
- a CDS encoding polysaccharide deacetylase family protein, with product MAEGNLPTKALVLTFDDGYQDNFINALPVLEKHRCAATFFIASKGIEQGYLWNDQVQQLIIATEAEKISKEITGVVLPLHSKQEKIQSFNALITYLKFLDQNTRTMKIKLLEDELGAVIYKRTMMTASQVKQLTDKGFMLGAHTHNHTILSTETKQVTIDELQTNKVYLETLTRKEIDSIAFPNGLYNRDYNKEHCGAAKQLKFRFGFSTNDGGAFQHTPKFALPRFMPFRRNLSLFSLSIAKIASENG from the coding sequence TTGGCAGAAGGAAATCTACCAACTAAAGCTTTAGTTTTAACATTCGATGATGGCTACCAGGATAATTTTATTAATGCTTTGCCTGTACTAGAAAAACATAGGTGTGCAGCAACTTTTTTCATCGCTTCAAAAGGAATTGAACAGGGCTATTTATGGAATGATCAAGTTCAGCAATTAATCATAGCTACTGAAGCTGAAAAGATAAGTAAAGAAATTACAGGGGTGGTGCTCCCATTGCATTCTAAACAAGAAAAAATTCAAAGTTTTAATGCTTTGATTACTTACTTAAAATTTTTAGATCAAAACACTCGAACAATGAAGATTAAGCTACTTGAAGATGAATTAGGCGCTGTTATTTATAAAAGAACCATGATGACAGCATCACAAGTTAAGCAGCTTACAGATAAAGGTTTCATGCTTGGCGCACACACACACAACCACACAATTTTATCTACTGAAACAAAGCAAGTTACTATAGATGAACTTCAAACCAACAAGGTTTATTTAGAAACATTAACCCGTAAAGAAATTGACTCTATTGCTTTTCCAAATGGTTTATATAATAGAGATTACAATAAAGAGCATTGTGGTGCTGCCAAGCAATTAAAATTTAGATTTGGATTTTCTACAAATGATGGCGGGGCATTTCAACACACACCAAAATTTGCCTTACCAAGGTTTATGCCGTTTAGAAGGAACTTATCTTTGTTTTCACTATCAATTGCAAAAATTGCGAGTGAAAATGGCTAA
- a CDS encoding glycosyltransferase has protein sequence MAKTILMVAFDFPPSNAASVQRTLKFFQYLNEFGWTTIMLTAKQSAYVHLDNSPPIKLNDNQFIYRAKAFDVMRHLSIRGKHFNWMKTPDRWGTWIPFALYKGKKIILQHKPDIIWSTYPIPSAHYIASKLSDYGSIPWVADYRDPAPYIHTTNGKFLDGIHKKIDDLTISKARKVIFATSATKDKYEEQYSESEQFSVIENGYDEDNFRKAKALEKSHPNIFSDGKFSLYYAGALYQEGRDPIPIFEALSQLKAKNEIDSSNFELIFQGAGDGTVFEDTLKQLNVDDLVSFIKPTDFLLAIVNMTRADALLLIQDERFNLQVPGKIYEYLGSNKPILIKTPEGSSTAQVANLYKCCLLFSNQNIYELILNTSIQQGFNKMEPSHLTGNFSRKDRAKTLNELLNSIIQT, from the coding sequence ATGGCTAAAACAATCTTAATGGTCGCTTTTGATTTTCCACCAAGCAATGCTGCATCGGTACAAAGAACCTTAAAGTTTTTCCAATATTTAAATGAGTTTGGCTGGACAACTATCATGCTAACAGCCAAGCAAAGTGCATACGTTCATTTAGATAATTCCCCTCCAATAAAGCTAAACGACAATCAATTTATATACAGAGCCAAAGCTTTTGATGTAATGCGTCACCTATCAATCAGAGGTAAGCACTTCAATTGGATGAAAACTCCAGATAGATGGGGAACATGGATCCCATTTGCTTTGTATAAAGGTAAAAAAATAATCCTACAACATAAACCAGATATCATTTGGTCAACCTACCCGATACCCAGCGCACATTATATTGCGAGTAAACTTTCTGATTATGGAAGCATTCCTTGGGTAGCAGATTATAGAGATCCTGCTCCTTATATCCATACAACGAATGGAAAATTTCTAGATGGCATCCATAAAAAAATAGACGATTTAACAATATCTAAAGCTAGAAAAGTTATTTTTGCAACAAGCGCAACTAAAGATAAATATGAAGAACAGTACAGTGAAAGTGAACAATTTTCAGTTATTGAAAATGGCTATGATGAAGATAATTTTAGAAAAGCAAAAGCGTTAGAAAAATCGCACCCTAATATTTTTTCAGATGGAAAGTTTAGCCTTTATTATGCTGGTGCATTATATCAAGAAGGTAGAGATCCTATACCTATATTTGAGGCTTTATCGCAATTAAAAGCTAAAAATGAAATTGATAGCAGCAACTTTGAATTAATATTTCAAGGTGCTGGTGATGGTACAGTCTTTGAAGACACGTTAAAACAATTGAACGTTGATGATTTAGTTTCATTTATAAAACCAACGGACTTTCTTTTAGCTATAGTAAATATGACAAGAGCAGATGCATTATTATTGATACAAGATGAAAGATTTAACCTGCAAGTTCCCGGGAAAATTTATGAGTATTTAGGTTCTAATAAGCCAATATTGATTAAAACTCCAGAGGGTAGTTCAACAGCCCAAGTAGCGAATTTATATAAGTGTTGTTTATTATTCTCAAATCAAAACATTTATGAGTTAATTTTGAATACTTCAATACAACAAGGCTTTAACAAAATGGAGCCCTCACATCTCACTGGTAATTTTTCAAGGAAAGATAGGGCCAAGACATTAAATGAACTTTTAAATTCAATAATACAAACTTGA
- a CDS encoding acyltransferase family protein: protein MNNTLSIYFDFIRFVAALMVVHSHILTSGLIPLDLSIFEYGREAVIIFFVLSGYVISYTTKIKNTNLKDYFVARASRIYSVALPVILLAFIFGFFGAYFVPEAFSDFYQINKPQIYIPFHLLFLGEVASFYEKPFLITPYWSLSYEVWYYVIFAIGFFCQGWKKIVLLVLLFLFLGFRLTLLFPIWYSGVLLYKLNQHLKLKRSLAWFLFILSLSLFVFFKSSGAIESLRHYTVSHWPDSLGALASADRVLSDYIFCLLICINFASVNGINFNLSSKIKGLIRGLSSYTFTLYLSHMLIIEMYIRLTKHSFTTSWAPLIFTLVSIAIFTFLLG from the coding sequence GTGAATAACACACTCTCTATATATTTTGATTTCATTAGATTTGTTGCCGCCCTGATGGTAGTTCATTCGCATATACTGACTAGTGGTTTGATCCCTTTAGATTTATCTATATTTGAATATGGTCGTGAGGCCGTCATTATATTCTTTGTCCTGTCTGGTTATGTTATCTCTTACACCACAAAAATAAAAAATACGAATCTAAAAGATTATTTTGTAGCTAGAGCTTCTAGAATATACTCTGTTGCATTGCCCGTAATTCTACTTGCCTTTATTTTCGGTTTTTTTGGGGCTTATTTTGTTCCGGAAGCATTTTCTGATTTTTATCAAATTAATAAACCTCAGATCTATATTCCTTTCCATCTCCTGTTTTTAGGCGAGGTAGCATCATTTTACGAAAAACCATTTTTAATCACTCCTTATTGGTCCCTAAGTTATGAGGTTTGGTATTACGTTATATTTGCTATTGGCTTTTTTTGCCAAGGTTGGAAAAAAATTGTACTTTTAGTTTTATTGTTTTTATTCTTAGGCTTTCGACTGACACTTCTTTTTCCTATCTGGTATTCAGGAGTACTTCTTTATAAATTGAATCAACATTTAAAATTAAAAAGATCACTTGCTTGGTTTTTATTTATTTTGTCCCTTAGTTTATTTGTTTTCTTTAAATCTTCAGGTGCAATTGAATCATTAAGACACTATACGGTAAGCCATTGGCCCGATTCTCTCGGAGCATTAGCTAGTGCTGACAGAGTACTATCGGACTATATATTTTGTTTATTGATTTGCATTAATTTTGCAAGTGTAAATGGAATTAATTTTAATTTAAGCTCTAAAATCAAAGGATTAATCCGTGGACTTTCATCTTATACATTTACATTATATTTAAGTCATATGTTAATTATTGAAATGTATATAAGATTAACAAAACATTCGTTCACTACTTCTTGGGCACCTTTGATATTTACTCTCGTAAGCATTGCCATTTTTACGTTTTTGCTGGGTTAA
- a CDS encoding acyltransferase family protein: MSKSLSIYLDLIRFLAALVVFFSHLASQDISGGFLWQFKNYSQSAVMVFFVLSGFVISYVSENHEKGIRSYSLARISRLYSVIIPALVLTVICDYIGIKINPDFYYNASWPYPEGSQVAHYVLSFFLIQNVWDLNLNPGINGPFWSITFEWVYYIFFGVLFYLRSKVKWLVFLLITLLAGPTILALFPIWLLGGVLYRLQDKPLTNIPDWLLAIFSLISLVFLFCLSPTVRDMDFTLSFIERKSILGDYFDAIMFSLHLYLSKYLIVYCKHYLYKYKKLIRWLGSLTFALYLFHRPILQVLAAIYNGDKSEPTYIFSLIFFTFFIVCTIGRLCEKQKSRIKKLLKSKLVKGYL, encoded by the coding sequence GTGAGTAAAAGCCTATCTATTTACCTTGATCTCATAAGGTTCCTAGCTGCCTTAGTTGTGTTCTTTTCTCATTTAGCTAGCCAAGATATTTCAGGTGGATTTTTATGGCAATTTAAAAATTATTCACAGTCTGCAGTTATGGTTTTCTTTGTACTGTCAGGTTTTGTTATTTCTTATGTGTCTGAAAATCATGAGAAAGGAATCAGGAGTTATAGTTTAGCAAGGATATCTAGATTGTATTCTGTAATCATTCCTGCTCTGGTATTAACTGTAATTTGTGATTATATAGGGATAAAAATTAACCCAGATTTTTATTATAATGCTTCATGGCCATACCCTGAAGGATCACAAGTTGCTCACTACGTTTTATCCTTTTTTTTAATACAAAATGTCTGGGATTTAAACTTAAACCCTGGAATCAATGGACCTTTTTGGTCGATTACTTTTGAGTGGGTTTATTACATTTTTTTTGGTGTATTATTTTATTTAAGATCAAAAGTTAAATGGCTAGTTTTTCTTTTAATTACCCTGTTAGCTGGGCCAACAATACTCGCACTTTTTCCAATCTGGTTACTAGGGGGGGTATTATATCGTTTACAAGATAAGCCCTTGACAAACATCCCTGACTGGCTCTTGGCCATATTTTCATTAATATCGCTTGTGTTTTTATTCTGCCTAAGCCCTACCGTTAGAGATATGGACTTTACTCTTTCATTTATTGAAAGGAAAAGTATTTTAGGGGACTATTTTGATGCAATTATGTTTTCCCTACATCTTTATTTGAGCAAGTATTTAATCGTTTACTGTAAACATTACCTTTATAAGTATAAAAAATTAATTCGATGGCTCGGAAGTTTAACTTTTGCTTTATATCTATTTCATCGGCCAATTTTACAGGTATTAGCAGCAATTTATAATGGAGATAAATCTGAACCAACTTATATTTTTTCTTTAATATTCTTCACATTTTTTATTGTATGTACAATCGGTAGGCTTTGTGAAAAACAAAAAAGTAGGATAAAAAAATTGTTGAAATCAAAATTAGTTAAGGGCTATTTGTGA
- a CDS encoding glycosyltransferase: MNLKILAISYLYPSSDKPNHGVFVHNRLKAMSKYTDVTVINPVPYFPFLNAVIKNKNILPQETINGITVYHPRFLSFPKIFKFIEIFTYKWAIEKVVKEIGFEFNLIDLHWTFPDLPTGNYLSKKYKKPFNVTLRGMEAFHEQDFGIRKYVVQHYLKKANHIISLSQEMADKSNQLSNTKDKTTIVRNGVDTGAFYYIDKNFCRDLLGISKNEKIILGVGSYIYRKGFDIVIKQIREVQQTKGCENVKYYILGSAGPEGNYKKELDALIIKEGIANSVVFINSVKNNELIHWYNAADVFCLSSRGEGSPNVLNEALACGTPVVAASVGGVSDIMNSLPNLGVMVDVGDDSGLIKGLTNQFLFPPNREGISKAFNVFNWDWCAQQIIEVISE; the protein is encoded by the coding sequence ATGAACCTTAAGATTCTTGCAATAAGTTACTTATATCCAAGTTCTGATAAACCTAATCATGGGGTTTTTGTTCATAATCGCCTAAAAGCAATGAGCAAATATACAGATGTCACAGTAATTAACCCTGTACCATATTTCCCTTTTTTAAATGCTGTTATTAAAAATAAAAATATTCTCCCACAAGAAACCATAAATGGTATAACGGTATATCATCCCCGTTTCCTTTCATTTCCAAAGATTTTTAAGTTTATAGAAATTTTCACATACAAATGGGCGATTGAAAAAGTAGTTAAAGAAATAGGTTTTGAATTTAACTTAATCGATTTGCACTGGACATTTCCTGACTTGCCTACTGGGAATTATCTATCGAAAAAATATAAAAAGCCATTTAATGTAACGCTGCGAGGCATGGAAGCTTTTCATGAGCAAGACTTTGGTATTCGAAAATATGTTGTTCAACATTACTTAAAAAAAGCAAATCATATAATCTCTCTTAGCCAAGAAATGGCAGATAAATCTAATCAATTATCCAATACAAAAGATAAAACCACCATCGTTAGAAATGGTGTAGATACCGGGGCATTTTATTATATAGACAAAAATTTTTGCCGGGATTTACTAGGCATTAGTAAAAATGAAAAAATAATACTAGGTGTTGGTTCTTACATCTATCGTAAAGGCTTTGATATTGTAATTAAACAAATACGAGAAGTTCAACAAACCAAAGGATGTGAGAATGTTAAATATTACATTTTAGGATCAGCCGGACCTGAAGGAAATTATAAAAAAGAATTGGACGCATTAATCATTAAGGAAGGTATAGCTAATTCTGTAGTTTTTATAAATTCAGTGAAAAATAATGAATTAATCCATTGGTATAATGCGGCAGATGTTTTTTGCTTATCTAGTCGTGGAGAGGGTAGCCCTAATGTATTAAATGAAGCTCTTGCATGTGGAACTCCTGTTGTTGCTGCTAGTGTAGGCGGTGTTTCAGACATAATGAATAGTTTACCTAATCTAGGGGTAATGGTTGATGTAGGAGATGATAGTGGATTAATAAAAGGCTTAACTAATCAATTTTTGTTTCCTCCCAACAGAGAGGGCATATCTAAAGCTTTTAATGTTTTTAATTGGGATTGGTGTGCACAACAAATAATCGAGGTTATTAGTGAGTAA